One segment of Scleropages formosus chromosome 23, fSclFor1.1, whole genome shotgun sequence DNA contains the following:
- the sdc2 gene encoding syndecan-2: protein MRRMVCVALLTVALAAALSTDTILVSAQTSTPGYDLYLDDQQSGDYPVDDDDFNSGSGSGAGEVSEETVKITAKAALPPPKAIPTQDSTKELTPRVETFTSKESPKKPVRTEPPVPATDDPRSRSKGTSTTSSPRSAVEPFEVRSENLFQRTEVLAAVIAGGVIGFLFAIFLILLLVYRMRKKDEGSYDLGERKPSGTAYQKAPTKEFYA, encoded by the exons ATACTTGTGTCAGCACAGACATCAACCCCAGGATATGACTTGTACCTGGATGACCAGCAGTCAGGGGACTACCCTGTTGACGATGATGACTTCAACTCTGGGTCGGGTTCAG GTGCTGGTGAGGTGTCAGAAGAAACTGTGAAAATCACAGCAAAAGCAGCGCTCCCTCCGCCTAAAGCCATACCCACCCAGGACTCAACGAAAGAGTTAACACCCAGAGTGGAGACTTTCACATCCAAGGAGAGCCCCAAGAAACCTGTTCGGACAGAG CCCCCAGTCCCAGCCACAGATGATCCGAGGAGCAGGAGCAAGGGGACTAGCACGACTAGTTCACCACGGTCCGCAGTAGAGCCGTTTGAAGTGCGCTCCGAGAACCTCTTTCAGCGGACAGAAGTACTGGCCG CGGTTATCGCCGGTGGGGTTATTGGCTTCCTCTTTGCCATTTTCCTCATCCTCCTGTTGGTGTACCGCATGAGAAAGAAGGACGAAGGCAGCTATGACCTAGGGGAGCGCAAGCCCTCTGGCACGGCCTACCAGAAGGCCCCTACCAAGGAGTTTTATGCATGA